A single window of Toxotes jaculatrix isolate fToxJac2 chromosome 4, fToxJac2.pri, whole genome shotgun sequence DNA harbors:
- the LOC121180286 gene encoding uncharacterized protein LOC121180286 isoform X2 — translation MARAALTKLLVLVILTFIICLPEFFSLYRESKVNFLCLPYRPCKRGNQGKKGENGKIGDSDIERTDMCDPYQTGEWEKWEQACTEGNHSHMTDPASDSRRSSNDSEKSWFMCQTDTDMAKFHHNISFSGRALNVHLEVSVELQLDDADTLNLTLYGHSNYSFLDLHPPEEQGEEEGEKGGEGQKAFYCCLPVLPASESANPSRCLLWFANQTVSIATAKEKLPWKRTQKGEWRCIVRVLWLALLCVVLLTVVTTVLGQIYLKHSCKKPMVSPVNSITGQQLHDGEKHTEIITPRGAVLHFYRSRPWSELSPIQECKSQEDIETLLDGSADHCHAANLHHRGHPSTSSITEEEQEEKSTEMDI, via the exons ATGGCAAGAGCAGCACTGACTAAACTTCTGGTCCTCGTGATCCTCACCTTTATCATCTGTCTCCCAGAATTCTTCTCCTTATACAGAG AATCCAAAGTTAACTTCCTCTGTCTGCCCTACCGACCCTGTAAACGAGGCAATCAggggaagaagggggagaaTGGGAAGATCGGGGACTCTGACATTGAGAGAACGGACATGTGTGACCCTTATCAGACTGGAGAATGGGAAAAGTGGGAGCAGGCCTGCACAGAGGGGAATCACAGCCACATGACAGATCCTGCATCAGACTCCAGGAGAAGCAGCAATGATTCAGAAAAGAGCTGGTTCATGTGTCAGACAGATACTGACATGGCAAAGTTTCATCATAACATCTCATTTTCAG GCAGAGCACTAAATGTACATCTGGAGGTGTCAGTAGAGCTTCAACTCGATGATGCAGATACCCTGAATCTTACCTTGTATGGGCACAGTAATTACAGCTTCTTGGACCTCCACCCACCTGAGGAgcagggggaagaggagggtgaaAAGGGTGGCGAAGGACAGAAGGCATTTTACTGCTGTCTTCCCGTCCTGCCTGCCTCTGAGTCAGCCAATCCAAGCCGCTGTCTCCTTTGGTTCGCCAATCAAACTGTTTCGATCGCAACAGCAAAGGAAAAGCTGCCATGGAAACGGACACAGAAAG GTGAGTGGCGGTGTATAGTCAGGGTGCTCTGGctggctctgctgtgtgtggTGCTCCTGACTGTAGTTACAACTGTGCTCGGGCAAATCTACTTGAAACACTCATGCA AAAAGCCCATGGTGTCCCCCGTGAACAGCATCACTGGTCAGCAGTTACATG ATGGAGAGAAGCACACAGAAATCATCACCCCCAGAG GTGCAGTCCTTCACTTCTATCGGTCCCGGCCTTGGTCAG AACTGTCACCCATTCAAGAATGTAAATCTCAAG AGGACATAGAAACTCTGCTGGATGGAAGCGCCGACCACTGCCATGCTG CAAATCTGCATCATCGTGGCCATCCATCCACCTCGTCcatcacagaggaggagcaagAGGAGAAGAGCACAGAAATGGACATATag
- the LOC121180286 gene encoding uncharacterized protein LOC121180286 isoform X3: protein MARAALTKLLVLVILTFIICLPEFFSLYRESKVNFLCLPYRPCKRGNQGKKGENGKIGDSDIERTDMCDPYQTGEWEKWEQACTEGNHSHMTDPASDSRRSSNDSEKSWFMCQTDTDMAKFHHNISFSGRALNVHLEVSVELQLDDADTLNLTLYGHSNYSFLDLHPPEEQGEEEGEKGGEGQKAFYCCLPVLPASESANPSRCLLWFANQTVSIATAKEKLPWKRTQKEKPMVSPVNSITGQQLHVDGEKHTEIITPRGAVLHFYRSRPWSELSPIQECKSQEDIETLLDGSADHCHAANLHHRGHPSTSSITEEEQEEKSTEMDI, encoded by the exons ATGGCAAGAGCAGCACTGACTAAACTTCTGGTCCTCGTGATCCTCACCTTTATCATCTGTCTCCCAGAATTCTTCTCCTTATACAGAG AATCCAAAGTTAACTTCCTCTGTCTGCCCTACCGACCCTGTAAACGAGGCAATCAggggaagaagggggagaaTGGGAAGATCGGGGACTCTGACATTGAGAGAACGGACATGTGTGACCCTTATCAGACTGGAGAATGGGAAAAGTGGGAGCAGGCCTGCACAGAGGGGAATCACAGCCACATGACAGATCCTGCATCAGACTCCAGGAGAAGCAGCAATGATTCAGAAAAGAGCTGGTTCATGTGTCAGACAGATACTGACATGGCAAAGTTTCATCATAACATCTCATTTTCAG GCAGAGCACTAAATGTACATCTGGAGGTGTCAGTAGAGCTTCAACTCGATGATGCAGATACCCTGAATCTTACCTTGTATGGGCACAGTAATTACAGCTTCTTGGACCTCCACCCACCTGAGGAgcagggggaagaggagggtgaaAAGGGTGGCGAAGGACAGAAGGCATTTTACTGCTGTCTTCCCGTCCTGCCTGCCTCTGAGTCAGCCAATCCAAGCCGCTGTCTCCTTTGGTTCGCCAATCAAACTGTTTCGATCGCAACAGCAAAGGAAAAGCTGCCATGGAAACGGACACAGAAAG AAAAGCCCATGGTGTCCCCCGTGAACAGCATCACTGGTCAGCAGTTACATG TAGATGGAGAGAAGCACACAGAAATCATCACCCCCAGAG GTGCAGTCCTTCACTTCTATCGGTCCCGGCCTTGGTCAG AACTGTCACCCATTCAAGAATGTAAATCTCAAG AGGACATAGAAACTCTGCTGGATGGAAGCGCCGACCACTGCCATGCTG CAAATCTGCATCATCGTGGCCATCCATCCACCTCGTCcatcacagaggaggagcaagAGGAGAAGAGCACAGAAATGGACATATag
- the LOC121180286 gene encoding uncharacterized protein LOC121180286 isoform X4, translating to MARAALTKLLVLVILTFIICLPEFFSLYRESKVNFLCLPYRPCKRGNQGKKGENGKIGDSDIERTDMCDPYQTGEWEKWEQACTEGNHSHMTDPASDSRRSSNDSEKSWFMCQTDTDMAKFHHNISFSGRALNVHLEVSVELQLDDADTLNLTLYGHSNYSFLDLHPPEEQGEEEGEKGGEGQKAFYCCLPVLPASESANPSRCLLWFANQTVSIATAKEKLPWKRTQKEKPMVSPVNSITGQQLHDGEKHTEIITPRGAVLHFYRSRPWSELSPIQECKSQEDIETLLDGSADHCHAANLHHRGHPSTSSITEEEQEEKSTEMDI from the exons ATGGCAAGAGCAGCACTGACTAAACTTCTGGTCCTCGTGATCCTCACCTTTATCATCTGTCTCCCAGAATTCTTCTCCTTATACAGAG AATCCAAAGTTAACTTCCTCTGTCTGCCCTACCGACCCTGTAAACGAGGCAATCAggggaagaagggggagaaTGGGAAGATCGGGGACTCTGACATTGAGAGAACGGACATGTGTGACCCTTATCAGACTGGAGAATGGGAAAAGTGGGAGCAGGCCTGCACAGAGGGGAATCACAGCCACATGACAGATCCTGCATCAGACTCCAGGAGAAGCAGCAATGATTCAGAAAAGAGCTGGTTCATGTGTCAGACAGATACTGACATGGCAAAGTTTCATCATAACATCTCATTTTCAG GCAGAGCACTAAATGTACATCTGGAGGTGTCAGTAGAGCTTCAACTCGATGATGCAGATACCCTGAATCTTACCTTGTATGGGCACAGTAATTACAGCTTCTTGGACCTCCACCCACCTGAGGAgcagggggaagaggagggtgaaAAGGGTGGCGAAGGACAGAAGGCATTTTACTGCTGTCTTCCCGTCCTGCCTGCCTCTGAGTCAGCCAATCCAAGCCGCTGTCTCCTTTGGTTCGCCAATCAAACTGTTTCGATCGCAACAGCAAAGGAAAAGCTGCCATGGAAACGGACACAGAAAG AAAAGCCCATGGTGTCCCCCGTGAACAGCATCACTGGTCAGCAGTTACATG ATGGAGAGAAGCACACAGAAATCATCACCCCCAGAG GTGCAGTCCTTCACTTCTATCGGTCCCGGCCTTGGTCAG AACTGTCACCCATTCAAGAATGTAAATCTCAAG AGGACATAGAAACTCTGCTGGATGGAAGCGCCGACCACTGCCATGCTG CAAATCTGCATCATCGTGGCCATCCATCCACCTCGTCcatcacagaggaggagcaagAGGAGAAGAGCACAGAAATGGACATATag
- the LOC121180286 gene encoding uncharacterized protein LOC121180286 isoform X1 yields the protein MARAALTKLLVLVILTFIICLPEFFSLYRESKVNFLCLPYRPCKRGNQGKKGENGKIGDSDIERTDMCDPYQTGEWEKWEQACTEGNHSHMTDPASDSRRSSNDSEKSWFMCQTDTDMAKFHHNISFSGRALNVHLEVSVELQLDDADTLNLTLYGHSNYSFLDLHPPEEQGEEEGEKGGEGQKAFYCCLPVLPASESANPSRCLLWFANQTVSIATAKEKLPWKRTQKGEWRCIVRVLWLALLCVVLLTVVTTVLGQIYLKHSCKKPMVSPVNSITGQQLHVDGEKHTEIITPRGAVLHFYRSRPWSELSPIQECKSQEDIETLLDGSADHCHAANLHHRGHPSTSSITEEEQEEKSTEMDI from the exons ATGGCAAGAGCAGCACTGACTAAACTTCTGGTCCTCGTGATCCTCACCTTTATCATCTGTCTCCCAGAATTCTTCTCCTTATACAGAG AATCCAAAGTTAACTTCCTCTGTCTGCCCTACCGACCCTGTAAACGAGGCAATCAggggaagaagggggagaaTGGGAAGATCGGGGACTCTGACATTGAGAGAACGGACATGTGTGACCCTTATCAGACTGGAGAATGGGAAAAGTGGGAGCAGGCCTGCACAGAGGGGAATCACAGCCACATGACAGATCCTGCATCAGACTCCAGGAGAAGCAGCAATGATTCAGAAAAGAGCTGGTTCATGTGTCAGACAGATACTGACATGGCAAAGTTTCATCATAACATCTCATTTTCAG GCAGAGCACTAAATGTACATCTGGAGGTGTCAGTAGAGCTTCAACTCGATGATGCAGATACCCTGAATCTTACCTTGTATGGGCACAGTAATTACAGCTTCTTGGACCTCCACCCACCTGAGGAgcagggggaagaggagggtgaaAAGGGTGGCGAAGGACAGAAGGCATTTTACTGCTGTCTTCCCGTCCTGCCTGCCTCTGAGTCAGCCAATCCAAGCCGCTGTCTCCTTTGGTTCGCCAATCAAACTGTTTCGATCGCAACAGCAAAGGAAAAGCTGCCATGGAAACGGACACAGAAAG GTGAGTGGCGGTGTATAGTCAGGGTGCTCTGGctggctctgctgtgtgtggTGCTCCTGACTGTAGTTACAACTGTGCTCGGGCAAATCTACTTGAAACACTCATGCA AAAAGCCCATGGTGTCCCCCGTGAACAGCATCACTGGTCAGCAGTTACATG TAGATGGAGAGAAGCACACAGAAATCATCACCCCCAGAG GTGCAGTCCTTCACTTCTATCGGTCCCGGCCTTGGTCAG AACTGTCACCCATTCAAGAATGTAAATCTCAAG AGGACATAGAAACTCTGCTGGATGGAAGCGCCGACCACTGCCATGCTG CAAATCTGCATCATCGTGGCCATCCATCCACCTCGTCcatcacagaggaggagcaagAGGAGAAGAGCACAGAAATGGACATATag